Genomic DNA from Equus asinus isolate D_3611 breed Donkey chromosome 10, EquAss-T2T_v2, whole genome shotgun sequence:
GTCATGAATCCCCTTGAGCAGCGCCTCTTCGACCCCAGGAAGGAAGCCACTGGTTTACTCTGTAAATGCAGTCATGGTTCCAACATTCCTCCTCTTGTGAGAATAAAGCCGAGGCACGCCTCCTCTGGGGTCACTTGAGCCAGGTAGTTTGATTTGGGAGGGCTTCATGTTTGAAAATGTTGTTCTCTCAGCGGCTGTGCAAAAGCAGTCATGGGAATAGTCACGGGGTGGATGCCACCTGCTTATGCAGGGCTTCCTAAAACATACAACACTGGCCGGTCTTCAGTTCTGGCTACCATTATGCTGACAGACAACTGTAGACCCGGCTTGGAAGGGGCCTTAGGGCCTAACCAGCCCAACCCCACTGCAAGGCACACGGGCCCACTCCGTCCTGGACCGTAGTCCTCTGGCCTCAGCTGGAAGACTTGAGCGAAGCAGACTCTCTACTTGCTGAGGAGGTTTGTGACATTTGAAGGTCGTTGCTATTGTTAGGGAATTCTGCCTTCTTGAACCTTCCAACAGGATCTGCCTTCTGCAGCCCCCAAGAGAAGTTAGTCCCTCTTCCCCAAGTCCtccaaatattcagaaatatcttGGTTTTGGCATTAAAATGATGGAGAACCAACCTTGTTACTCCTATAGCACCAAAAAAACATCATATAGTGAGCGGAATTGTCCACCATTCCTGAATAGTCTTGAGATGTCAGGATATTATGACCCACCAAGGGGGGCTATGGTGAATTTGGCACTTACTATGCCACTGAAGTCCCCTCTTTCTCCCCCTTTGGAGCCCTATTCCCCTGAACAATCAAATCCGTTCTTAGAAATGAGTTTGTGCTCATGACAATCTCGGTCCTTTTATCAAAACCTTCACCTACCTTCATCAGAAACATGATGCAAAAGAGTGATCACTGTCCTAAAGGGTGGGAAATAGTGACGCTGGATCTGGACCCcccggggcagggaggggggctAAAGGTccaggcctccccacccccacttgcCTTGGTGCTCCAGGAACAATCTCCAAAGAACCAGCCGTTGCCTATAGAAAGTAATTTGTCTCAGTTTCTTTTGGGGACCTTTTTAGTCCCTGAAGTCATTTAAAGTTTGGAAAGCGAGTTGTATGCAGTTTAGACACTTTGTATTCTTCTGGGATAACATCCCCAAGATCCAATTATGCTGAAGGCATGGGAGGAGGTTTGctgcctgctgcctccctccgttttatttcctccttccgTCTCTTTGGTCAACATATTTCTATGGACACATTACCCAGAACCCATAAGCCTACTGCTGGTCAGCCATCCTCAGCTCACTCAGCCCCCAAGCCCTTTTCTACCAGCTGCTGACGAGCCGCATCCCAGCCTGTACTTTGTAGTGGTTTTCAGGGAGAGTTTGGTTTTAGGATACATCATTCCCCTAGTGATTAGATTCCCTGAAGCAATGCACTGTGTTCTTTCTGGATCTCAACTCTGCCTCCAGCAAGTCACTGTCCTTTCAGCTTCCTGTCCTCTGTGCTGGCCCAATTCCTCATCTGGGTCACTGGCTGGAGTGTAACAAAGGACAGGAATGGATACAGAGCCCTGAGGCATTTTGTGAGAGACCAGCTTTTGTGAACATTACTTTATtcagggcagagagggaggcagacatATGTAGAGAGGAGTAACACACTGGCACTCTCTTCAGGGCACTCGCCCTCTGTACTGGGAATGGTAAGGTAAAAGTTAATTACtgctctgcttgagctgggatatccatcttctcctgccctcagacatcggagctcctggttcttggacctttggacttggactgaattttaccaccagctttcctggttctctagCATGCAGACAGCAGACAGGGACTTCTTGGCCCCCATAACTTGTATCCagtacagaacattccacccaaaagcagcagaatatacattcttttcaagcgcACGTAGAACTTTCTCCAGGGTTGATCACGTGTTAGGTCACGAAACAAGTCTCATCAAATTTAAGTATGAATGGAACCGTGCCaggtatcttttctgaccaccagGAATGGactagaaatcaacagcagaaagaaacctggaaaattcacaaatgtgtggaaattaaacaacacactcatGAACAACCATTGAGTCAAAGacgaaatcaaaaagaaaattaggaaatacttgagacaaacaaaaacaacacaatgTACCAAAACtgacgggatgcagcaaaagcagcactgagaGATGTGGGGGGACATTCGTTGTGTTGGGCAACAACTGAACCCTAATGATACTAGAAACAGGGTGTTTTAGCTAACTAAAGAAATATAAGGAACTTGGATGCTcttgtgtttttttgaggaagattagccctgagctaactactgccagtcctcctctttttgctgaggaagactggccctgagctaacatccgtgcccatcttcctctactttatatgtgggacgcctaccacagcatggtgtgccaagcggtgccatgtctgcaccctggatccgaactggcgaaccctgggccgctgagaagcggaacgtgcacacttaaccgctgcaccactggccagccccttggaTGCTCTTTCAAGTGTATGTTTCTAAAATTTCATGGTGTAAGTGACGAATTCAGATAAAGTATAAGAGGAGAACTTTCTGAGTGTGAAAGaccaaaggaaaagatggaagagCCTATGACTGTGATGTGAACTGTGTGGATTCTGCCTTAAGTGTGGACCACAGGGACAGGGAATCACATTCACCAACGGCGTGGCAGCGCCAAAGAAAAGGGGCATCTGGGATTGGGAGTAACAAACAAGACCGGTAACAAGTCCAGAATGAAGGATGGAGGATGATTGTGGGCCTTTCTGTAACAACGTTTGTGCAAATAGAGAAGGACTTTGGAGTTGGCTGGGTGAAGAAAAGGGGTGAAGAGAATGGCCTCTCATCAGAGACATTTTATTCTGACAGTTAACACTGACATGCTATGATAATGGTCTTACAAATCTGACTAATCAGAGCTAGACTAAAACTTCCTCAGATTACTTGGCCAAGGGTTACACAAATGTactggggtaaaaaaaaaagaaagatgaatttaaaatctttttctcagTTAGAATAGTGGCTAATATGCAGTGTAATGCCAGTGGGCTGTTTTTGTGGAGAGAAAATACTGGAAGCATTTGAGACACTATTTTATCAGACTTGGTTGCTAGAAATTCTGCTCTGCTCATGTATTCCCTTCACAGCAGGAAGACAAAAGACATGGGAAATGACTGATTGGAATAAAAGTCTGTGTGTAGCAAATAACTGAGTTATGTTAGTAAATTGTTGGAGGCAGCTTAAATCAGGCAGTCATAGATCAATGCATTGTTATTAATCTTTTCCCATTCCAATTATAAaaccacacacagacacgcatatgtgcacatacatatatacgcCATTCTTAAAAGAGATGCCATTTTCAATACCAAGATTTTTTCTGATACTGTAGGTAATATAATTATATTGGTAGGTAATGTGGATTCCAAACTTCTAATTTTTTCAATTTGAATAGGCTCTAAATATTCACACTTTATACAATTTTCACATCTATGATCCCTCTTTTGAAAATCAGTTTATATAGGAAAGCAAAGTTGATTTTTCACAGAACTTAGGAACAGCTGTATTCCAAAGTCttgacaataaaatatttaaaacatatatgcaaacattttctgtcaaCTTCTATGGCTTTTGTCCTTATTTCATCTTATAGTCACACTTATTTTTCTTAGGACATAAAAACAGTGCTAActacatctatttagtttatgactgtagtatattttttatttgtattgaaATAACTGTCATATAAGCATGAAGAATAATACAATATGATATTTTTGTTAGGCTCCATTTTATTTGGTGTACTTAAAAAAAGTGTATTATTCAGAAAACCAAAacttagtttttctattttcttgtttttcattaaTATTATGTGATACAATTATACAATTTACTGTTTTATAATCAGTCACTTAAGATATTGTATTTTGAATGTCTGGGATATTATGTGTGATATAGAgggcagtaaaataaaataggcaCCACGCAGCCACAGATGGTGTACGGGAGTGGCTTATCCTTTGACCTGATGGATCAGGCTTGGAGTTCTCTTGGAGTATAACTCTGACTGTATGACCATGTAGAGCTGGTTCTTCATCTGGTCCACAAGGACAACCATGGAAGACTGTTGGATGTCTCCGAAGGCAGATGTATgacttttttttagcatttttagcATTGACATGCTGTGTGAGAAGACAATGAGGATGATATGAGTTGATCTTGGTGACTTGTTCTAGCTCCTAGTACTCACTGCTTCCTTTCCTAAAAGCTCCCAAACTGTCACAAACACCATAAAgcagaagagaatgaagaaattATGTCTCCAAATTCTAAGTCTAGAGTTACTTCCCCCTACCCTATTTGCTTGGTCCTCCAATGATAGGGgactgagagaagagagaacaacTGTCCTGAAATAGGCACCATACAGACACAGATTGTGTACAGGGGCGGCTCATCCTCTGACCTGATGGATCAGCTTGGGGTTCTCACCATTCCAGGCTTACACAAGTGGACATAGAACAAGGGACTTACTGACCAACTGCCTGCTCTTAGCCAGAGATTCAATTTAAGTCCTTCTGATTGCACCAAGGTGATGAAGAACCAGATATTGATCACCCAAAGTGAAGTGGATGTTTATGAAACACTTGTTATGGTCATTCTCCTTCAATAGCTCTCATActcttccatgaagccttcctaGGGATCAGTGTTGAGTTGTATTTTTCTCTGGTTGTACTTACATATGTCTAAGAGGAATGAACTTCTTTTTCACTGTATTCTTTTCTTAGTCTGCCGTGTTACAAGTACATCCCACGGGCCACCATGTGCCAGTGGGTGTACTTATGTGTCTGTCCCTCTTCCCAGCCCTTGGAAGGCAGGAGCTGTGATGGATTCTTCCCAGCTTTCTTTCATGACTCTGCACTAATAGGAGTTCTACGTAAGTAGGATAAATTTGTTTAGAACTTATGATTGGTTACCCAAACCATTAATTCTCCAGAAGCAAATATCTTGGGGATGAGGAGAGCCATAGACCCTCCATTTTTATCTTTACATGTCCCCCAGTTCTAATCCTGACACAAGTCACTTCTCCCAAGGTTGCTCCCTCCATTTACATCATCATCAGCTGCCTTTATTCCCTCAAAAATACCCAGGACTTTCTGACTTAGAATGGTTGTGTAAAAGGTGCCGATTTTCTTTTGCACAAACAGCACTGGACGTTATTTCCTTCTGAACACACCTGAAACTAGAGTTTATGTTATCTAGTATCAGTCACAGAAATGTTTCATGTCTTGTAAAAACAAGGTCTCTCTACTTGTTGGGTGTAATTTCAAATTGAACCTGTGCTCTTTATAAGGAGAGGAAAGGGGAGTGTATGCTGGGATTTATATGCATGGATGCAGTGTGAAAAGCATTAATTTTCACCAATGTCAGTCAATGAGATGTTTGCTTTAGTGCTCCACCTTTAATTTGAGTCAGAGTTGCTTCCCATCTACATCTGCTTCTTTCTGTCAACtgacttctttccctttttctcatttcatatgttttctttaagTTATAGTTTCTTCTGACTCACAATTTCTGTTGCATCGCGTCTCTAGTGAGCACATGGATATGGACTATCTATGTATGATAATCCCTTAGTTTCAGCTCATATTTCTACATGGTTAATTCTTCCCATGTTTCTTGCCTCAGATTCCCAAGGGACAATATGATTACTCTGACATATATTTGGGCCACATCAAATCAGAGGGTTAGAGAATGACAGTTTGATGGGTAATGGgtcttaaattcttttcattttcatagtgTAACCCTTTCTCAAGAAGCATCCAAACATAACTTCTTGCTAGAAGGACAAGGACATTTACTCCCAGTTGATAGATGAAGCAACTGAGGCCCTGATAGGGGAAGGAGCTTGACCAAAGTCATAACACTAGTATATAATGctagaggaagaaatgaaaggcagATGTCTTGGCTATGCAGTCTTGGATAGGACTTCCTCTACTGGAACAAAGAATGGCAAATGAGTCAGTGTAGTCTATGGTGGCCTTGGTGGTGTGATAGAAGGAAAACGTATCTCACCTTCTTTCAACAGCTGTCCTGCCATATCAGGAGAGAGATAGAAGCAGTTGTTGTAGCAATTTAGTTTGGGATGGTTAATGGACCCTTGCTGTCTTTTCCTCCTTGTAATACTTAGAGTCCCCTCCATATAATACTCAGCATCCCCTGAATTAACCCTCAAAGGAATATTGCATCAGCCTTAATGGGGATGAAACAGGATCAACTCTGTTCTCCCCAGTGGGGTCCACCAAGAAGCCTGCTAGTTTCTGAACTTAGGGCCAAGACTGGTCATGAGCAGCTGCCTCTCAATGAACCCTCACCCCGATCTAgtttagttttgttcttttggttaTAAGACCCACCTAAGCTGGCTTGAGGAAAGTTTTATTGTTGTGGTGGTTCTAAATAAAGATGCATTTGGAGCAACTGGTGGAATCATATAAATCAAAGAGCAGGATTCTTAGCGGAGCAAGGCTAAAGGATTGTAGAGATGGAGAGTGTTCTTGATAGCAGGAAGCTCCAGGGAACTCAGAAGCAGAGTTTGTGCATTTACCTTCTGAATCTCCTCAATTAGTAAGAAAAACACTTTCtacatctgtttctttcttttctctcttctaatgGGCTTCATCTGCTAACTCATGGCTTTGCTTCCCACTCCACGACCATAACTTCAACCCTACCTCATGGATTCTTTGATGGATCATTTCTGATTTGGGTCTCACTAAACTGATGCAGTCTCTCTATTTCCCAATTCCAAATTCCTGAAAGACAAATATAATTAGCCCAGTTCATCCTTTTACTTCAGTCAGGCACATTACCTTCAAATCTATGGATTAACTCCTCAGGGGTCAGTTGCTCTGGTCCAGTGAATGATGGCCTGCAGGATTACTGAAATTCTCACTGGGCTGAAGGTGGGACTGTTCCCTTTAGAAGGGAATGTGGATATGGCAAGCTCTATGACATCTTTAGGATGTGACATGAGCTTGGCTCTATGGATATAACCATAACTAGCAAATTCTATGGTATCTCACTTCTTAATTTCTCAATCTACCTTTGATTTCAGCCACAGCTATGTGGACAGTTTATGCAGCCACAGATGGGAGGGAGTCCCTGGTACTGTGCCTCTTGTTAGTTCTGGGCTTGAGAATAATGTTTGCATTTGCTTCCTGACAATCTTTTTTGGGGTTTCATCACCATGCGGCACATTCCTGGAGTGTGTGCTACGTAACTACTATCCATATGCCAGGCTTGTTTCATGGACAGAACCTTGGGAGCTGCAGGTGCCCAGCCGTGCAGCACTCCACGACTGCTGCAGTGGGCTGGCACGTCTGCCTCTGCACTTCCCTGCAGCGACAATAGAGAGGAGAACATGATAAATGATGAGATTCTTAGTGTCCATTAGATCAAAACAGAGCAGCTGCTCAAGATAAGTCCCACTGTTTCTAATGCTAAGATTTGAGCGGAAGTCCTGCCACAGTGCTAAGGATCACTATTGTGTGTTGAAACAGATGACATTTTCCAATTTATCCCTAATCTGGTAGAGCAAAGGTCTCTGGGATGAGACCAAAGCAGAACAGAGCAAGCAGCAGTTCTACACAGGGAAAAACAATATACTCTAAGGTCCCAGGACCACtaacatttctgtttgtttgtttgtctcttTTGAGCACATCTATAACTCTTTGGATAGCCATAAAATTCTGGTATCAGAGGATTCAAGGTTTGGGCAGCAAAACATAGCTATGATATGATACAGTGTGGTTCTGTGTGAAGCCAAGAAACTAAACAACAGTGCCAGAAACAAAAAGGCTCTTTCCAATGACAGCCCGAGGACTCCCCTGGGTTACTATTTCCCCACAAGTTCAATGAGGAGTTCAAAGGTCTTACATTCTGGCAGTCTGGGAATCTGTGATAGTCACTCAGTTAGGTGTTTCTGATGTATCAGCTTCTTCATAGCAGCCTTCACGtccttgttcctcaggctgtagatgatggTGTTGAGCATGGGGGTCACCACCCCATAGAAGAGGGAAATGAGTTTGTCTGAAAGGTCCTGTTTGTCTGCCCCCAGTGGGTCCTTGGCCTTAGACTTCCCGTACATGAAGAGGATGGTCCCATAGAAGACGACCACGACTGTGAGGTGGGcagagcaggtggagaaggccttttTCCTCCCCTCAGCTGAGGGGATCCGCAGGATGGTAGCAATGATGAACATGTAGGAGACAAAAATGAACAGGACTGGGATTGCAAGGAAGATCACGTTGGCCACAACCATGCTGATCACATTGATGGAAATGTCAGCACAGGCCAACTTCAGGACAGCCAAGATCTCACAGGTGAAGTGGTTGATGATGTTGTCCCCACAGAACGGCAGCCTCATGGCCTGCAATGTTTGAACTACAGAGGTGGTGAGACCAGCTGCCCATGAGCTGATGGCCATGGGCACATAGGCAGCCTTGCTCATGATCACGGGGTATCTAAGGgggttgcagatggccacatagcaaTCAAATGCCATCATGCTCAGGAGCACACACTCTGTGGCTCCCATGGCAAAAGAGAGAAACATCTGCACAGCACAGCCTGAGAAGGAGATGGTTTTCCTGGGGGTCAGAAAGCTGTTGAGAATGAGGGGGACAGAGGAGGTTGTGTAGCAGATGTCCAGGAAGGAGAGGTTccccaggaagaagtacatgggcaTGTGCAGGTGGGAGTCAAGGGTGGTCACCAGCATGAGGACACCGTTGCCCAGCAGGACCACCAGGTACATCAGCAGGATGAGCACAAAGAACATTTTCTCCAGCCCTGGGTGGGCTGAGAGGCCCAGGAGAATGAACCCCACCATGGGGGAAGTCTGATTGGACCTGTCCATGGTGCATCTGCTCTGTCACCTGCAGGAGCTAGCTGAGGTCAACCTCCGCACTCTCTGACTCCAAAAGTGCCTGGGCAGCGGGCAAAACCCCCACCCTGCTGAGCAGCTGAAGAACAGCTCTGACGATTCAGTCGATCTATGGGATTCTAGGTAAATATATTGTGCTTATAGCCTATTCTTGTAGCCCCATTTTCCCCATATGTATCTTGTAGCATTAGCTGAAGTTTACTCTGTAGCAGTTTCTGTGCTTCATGTTTTCAATATTCCTTGAATTCTTGCATGTTCtaaactgtttaaaatatttaacttcttCTTCCAGGAAGAATGAACGAGTTAATTTGGACTAACTCTCCTGCAGATGACAATTAGAAAAACTGGACAAACTATATAAAACATTTGTGTAATGCATTTGCAAGGTAATAAGACAACGAGGAATCATAGGGTCACAATTCTGGGAATAAGAGGGACTCAGAGAAGTAAGAGCAGCATTTGAAGGTAGGTTTCCACTGGGGCAGTTGCAGCTTCTGGAGGTGGCACTGAGAGTCCAAGAAGCACTACAGACAGCCTGGAGGTGGGCAGCAAGGCCACTGTGAAGGTGCCCCTAACCAAACCTCCTCCCTTTGGGAGGGGACCCCAAAGGCAGCGCCATAGGAATAAGAGTGAATCAGGAGGAAACACGCATTTCCAGGCGCTGGAGCTCAGCTTCAAGCCTTCTCAAGGCCCGAGATTGGATTGAGGCGGTCTCAGATTTTCCATGCTCTCCAATATCTAacagaagcaaacacaaatcCACTCTGAAGGAAGGTGACATCACCCCAGTCTGTAAATCATTTCTACAAATAATTTCGCAAATACGACATCTGGAACACATTAAAAAAGCATATGGCACACAGGAGTCAAGAcaacataaatgaaaaacaacaggAACTCGAGCGTCCCTGTCCTCGGGGCAGGTGGGAGCCAAGGGCTCCTGTGCCCTGGCGTCACCTTCTGAGAGAATTAGCCGACTGCAGTGCCTAGGTCTTAGCAGCCTGTGATACTTTGGTACACTGGGGCAGCTCGTGCGCCGCTTGTGCACTGTGGCCACGTGGAAGGAGAGTTCTGGCTGAATATCCCCTCTTCACCCCCCACCTGCCTGCACCAGAGGTGCTGGCTTCTCTGAGACTCTGCACACAGTCCTGCTCTGCCAGCGCTACCTGCCGGGAAGCTTAAATCTCTCCTCAGACTTCTAAGTCTTCCCCGAACTGGGAGTTATTCTGGATCAGTAAAAAACTTGTTGGCAACCGTGAGGGTGTTGGGCATTCAGTTTCATTTGCTCTGTATCTGAAATTCTCGTCCCAGAGACCTATCTTTCAATAATCAGGCCTTCCTTGGTTGTGCAGGGCGCTTCCTGCTTGGGGAGCTCTGAGCCGCTCCTCTGCTGGTGCCCAGCATTAGAGCTGTTACCGAGTCAGTGCCGTCATAATTCAGGTCAGCTGggcagacatttattgagcgtcTGCTCTGGGATGGGTATAATTCTAGGTGCTAGGAACACAGCAATGAGGGGCAGAGCCCCTGACTCAAAATCTaacggggtgggggaggaggggtggaaggaggaggggagaataaTTATACAGACAAGTAAttacatcaccaccaccatcatcatcatcatcaccatccctATAATCGTTCTAATGCTAGTGAACACAGTCGTTAGGGTCTATTTGGCAATGCGCTCCCTTTCCAATGCAGAAAGCCCCTTCCTGCCCTTCTCACGATGCCCCCGCCTGGAGCTGACTCCCTGAGGGATGTGCGGTGCTGTGATGAGCCTCTTGGCCAGGCTCATTGCACTTTAAAGTAGTTCCCCTTTGATATTGAGCTGAAATCTGCTCCTTTGCAACTTGAATCCCTCCTCCCCAGACCCCCCTCCAAATATCCAGAAATAGCTTGGCCTCACCATGAAGATAAACAAGGATCAGTCTCCCCTTTTCTCCCAGGGCCTTAAAACAATCAATCCATCTCTTAGAAGCAAATGTACCATCCAGGAGTTGAGTACAAAGGCTGGTCAGTACTGAGAACCGCCCCCAGCTTAGGGATGGCTCAGGTGCCCGGCACACACAGCTGCCTGCGGTGTGTGTGCTGGAGCAGCCCCAGCGGGGTTGTCATTCTGTGTCAgccagccctccagcctctcccaAGAACCTGGATCATGTGAAGAAAATTCACATGTCATCACCCTCCGTGTCATCACAACCAGAAACATGACTCGTTATTATTGCTGGACTTGGAATTCGTAACTTCAGAAGGAGAAAGGGCCCCCAGTTTTAACCGAGGAGGGAAAGCTGCAGGGGAAGACTATGAGCTGCGTGGTCCCGGGCAAGCCCTTTCCCCTCAGCACAAAGCGGGTGAGGCCAGAGATCTTGGAGACTCTTGCGGTTTGATGGGTCTACTTGACCCGTGAGAAGAACGTCGTACCAATGGAAGGGCTTCCTATCTCCCCTTCTCAAGACCCCATTCCATTCTAATCAAGTCTGATGGCAGAAATGTAGCTGTGACAACGAAAATTTTGGTATGATCAAAACCTGGACTTACCTGTATGAGAAACATGATGAGCAAGAATGATCCATTTCCTAAGGGTTGGGAAGAGGACACACATCAGAAATAGTGACCCTGAGTCTGAGGTGCCAGGAGGGTTCAGAATGTGACAGGTGAAGGGTCCAGCCGtcctctcccctccacctgcTTTGTGCGCTCAGGGCACAATCTCCGAGGGACTAGCCATCATCCTTAGAAGGTAATTTAAATCCCAGTTTATTCTTTGGGACTGTTTTAGTCCCTGAAGTCATTTAAAGTTTGGAAAGTGAGTGGTACTCAGTTTAGACACTGTATTCTTCTGGGATAACATCCTCAAGATCCAATTATGCAGAAGGCACTGGAGGAGGTTTGCCGCCTGctgcctctcttcttccctcatgttttcctccctccctccctccctccctccttgccttcCATCTCTGTGAACATCATAATCCCTTTAACAATCCAACAGCCTGCTGGTAAGTAACTCACTCAGAACACCAAGTCTTTTCTCCTGTGCCTTGCAAAGCCGCATCAAGCCAAGTCTGTGCTTATGCAGTGGTTTTGGGGGGTCTGAGTGAAAGACATACTCTCCCTCTAAATTTTCAACTCCTAGAATTAGGCCTCTTGAGGCAACCTGCTCTGCCTGCTCTCCGCCAtccctcagccctgcctccccctcctccctccctccctccccccctctcccacccaggccctcccttcttctccctccccccaaccccagccctccattgacccctcccccactcccccctCGGCCCTCATCTGCTTTCTTGTTTCTCGGTCCTTACTCGGCATCCGTATAAGTCATGGCCTACCAGCATCCTGTCATCTGTGCATATGCTCCTGGACTTCAGGGGAGTCATGACAGAATATGACCCAGAGCAGGGATGGGTGCAGAGAATGGGTATATTCCTTTATTCAGAAGTGGTGATTGAGTGTGTGCTGCAGAGAAGGCAGAAACATGCACCGTAACCATGGTCTCTGCCTTCCGGAGCGCACCCTCTCGAGGCAAGGGAGAGGCACATGAGAAGTTAACTACCACACAAGGCAGGAAGCCAGGACAGGGGAATGCCCACACTGTCATGAAagcccagagggaggcaggggccagacTGCTGGAGGAGGTGATCCTTGGTCCCTGGTGTGCTGGAGCTGCCTTACCAGTCGTGCACATCACCTCCCAACTGCCATTCAATGACTTCATACCACTGGATTGGCCATCGTGGGAGtgtttacaccacagaaatcagaaAATGCTCCAGATCATGGCTTTTTTCAACCTGGAGATCCAGTTGTTAAACtctaccagcacaccactggaatGGATGAGCGTCAATTTGCCTGATGAAAGGGTGTGGGAATCATCCCAGCGAGGAGGGGATGCATGAAcagaggggtggggagtgacCCGCagagcagtgtggctggagcataagGGGCAGGTGCTGCTgatggggaggaaggcaggggccagatctgTGCTGGTCTTTGGGGGCATCCTAAGGAGTCAGGACTTTCTCCTGTAGGGGATGAGGAGGCACTCAGGGGTTTTAAGTAAAAGTATGACATGATCGGATTTGCGTCTTAGGTTGATCCTTCTGGGCACACTGTGGAGGGAAGATTGTGGGCAGGGAGACAAGAACTGAAGAGATAGGGAAACATTTCCAGCAAGTGAAGATAAAAACTGGGGAAGTGATTGAGGGCTGATGAAGATGGGCGATTCAAGAAATGGTTGGTAGATACAAAATAGAACATTAGAGTTGGTTGTATATAGcaggcaggaagcagggaggAGTCAATATTTCTAGCTCAgatgatgggtggatgatggtATACCACTGAAGTAGAGAATATTGACCTAGTTGCTGGTTTTAGAGGAGAAGGTGAATTCAATTTGGGACATGGTATGTTTGAGGAACATCTGCATAGAGGTGGGCGATGTCTGAGAAGGAGACTCATCGCTTCGAGAGAGTGGCTGGACCCCTGGAGACGCTGGCACTGCTGTGCTGTCTCTAGACACAGCTCTAAGTGGACTACCATGTGAGACTGTCAGAGGCCCCATGAAATGCAAATTCATGATATCGACTGGGTGTCCTTGACCTCTGCCCACAAGGGCCCATCCGCTCTGTTGTGAGAACTCCCTAAGA
This window encodes:
- the LOC106833702 gene encoding olfactory receptor 13C7-like, translating into MDRSNQTSPMVGFILLGLSAHPGLEKMFFVLILLMYLVVLLGNGVLMLVTTLDSHLHMPMYFFLGNLSFLDICYTTSSVPLILNSFLTPRKTISFSGCAVQMFLSFAMGATECVLLSMMAFDCYVAICNPLRYPVIMSKAAYVPMAISSWAAGLTTSVVQTLQAMRLPFCGDNIINHFTCEILAVLKLACADISINVISMVVANVIFLAIPVLFIFVSYMFIIATILRIPSAEGRKKAFSTCSAHLTVVVVFYGTILFMYGKSKAKDPLGADKQDLSDKLISLFYGVVTPMLNTIIYSLRNKDVKAAMKKLIHQKHLTE